GCACGGCCAGCACGGTGGGCAGGAGGTGGCCCAGGTGCCCGGTGGCCTCGCACACCAGCAGGGCCGTGGACACCGCGTGGGTCACCGAGCCCGCGAACGCGGCTGCGCCTGGCAGGGAGGGGGGGTCAGGAGCTGGGGGTGGGTGTCCCCCACCCATGGGTGTCCCCATGCCCATGGGGGTGTCCCCCACCCCCAGACTCACCTGCCAGAGCGTAGCCAGCAGGAAGAATGGGCCGTGGGGGTCCCTCTGAATGGAGCCCCCGTGGGAAGAGCAGGGCCACCACCTCCCCTATCAGGCGCCCGATGGCTGCTCCTGAAATTGGGGGAGAAGGGAAGGTGGGGAGATCCCagaaaccccccccaaaaaatggtGGAGGTAGGGGTGACCACCCTCCTGCAGCCATCCCAGAGCCAGATACCTCCCCTGTACCCCCCAGACTGGATGTACCCTCCCTCCAGGGCTGGATACACCCCCAGTGTCCCACTCCAAGGGCTGGATGAgccccctgcacccctcccccGGCCTGGctgtccctcccctgtccccccagcccccagctcaCCATAGATGAAGATGGGCATGAAGTACCCGGCTGGCAGGGGCAGGGTGGTGGCCAGGATCAGCATCCAGaactggggggacacagggggtcACCCCATGGGGACACTGTGTTGGGGGGCACGCCCAGAGACTGGGGGGCCATGGTTACCTTCATGACCAGGAAGAAGGTCAAGGTGCCGTAGATGGTGGCAGAGGGATGGTCCCACTCCTGCCAGAGCCCCCCAGGCTTGGCCACCCCCGAAGCGTTGGCGGCCAGCAAGCCCCACGTGCGGTTGTCAAAGAGGGAGATGAGATATTCCTTCATGGTGAGCTGGACGGATGGACAAATGGACACCCTGAGCCCCCGtgtgaggttttggggtccccagggagcCCCACATCTCCCCACTCACCCTGGAGGCCATGAACTGCCCCAGCCCGGGCGGGAAGGTGATGGAGGCgaggagcagcactgccagcaccgTGTACACGGGTTTgctgcagggggacacaggggctgggcacatggggacagacagacggacagggggacccagggacacccggggtgGATGGGGTTAATGGGCAGAGTGCATGGCGGGACATCGGAGCACCCAGGGTggatgggggacatggggacactcaGGGTGCATGGGGTGCATGTGGAGGGTGTATGGAGTGGATGCATGGGTGGCCAGAGTGCACAGGGTGGACATACAGACACTGAGAGTGGATGGACAGGGTGcagggggggacacagggacacccagggtgcatggggggacacagggacacccagggtgCATGGGGGGACACAAGGACACCCAGGGTGGACGGGGGAGGACAGAAGGACACCCAGGGTGTATGGGAAGGACACAGAGACACCCAGGGTGcatggggggacacagggacacccagggtgCATGGGGGGACACAAGGACACCCAGGGTGGACGGGGGAGGACAGAAGGACACCCAGGGTGTATGGGAAGGACACAGAGACACCCAGGGTGcatggggggacactgggacacgcAGAGCCTGCACGgcacggacacacagacacagagggtgCAGGGTGCAGACAGAGAGATGGACGGACGCCCAGTACGGACTCGGTGGCCAAGAGCTTGGCCGTCAACCAGTTCCTCTTGACAGCCACCATCATCCAGCGCTGGCAGAAGAGATAAGCACAGGCCACGATCCCACAGATGGTCCTGTGAGGAGAGGGCAGGTAGGGAAcaggcagggcacaggcagagcacagacagcaccccaaaaccagacCCTCCGTACCccaaaatcagaaaaaagaaGGTCTCCAGGAGGTCGAAGGGAAAATCAATCTTGAGGTCACTTTTAAAAACAGCGGCAATGGTTTCTGGGAGGGGGGACAGGAATGAGGGTGTGGGTTTGGTGGTGAGCACCCCAAAAATGTTACAGGGGGGGAGGGTAGAGGGGAAGAGGGGGCAcctcctgcccaccctgcctTGCCTTGCTCGCTGTTGAACACGGCCAGGAGCCGAAACATGAAGGCGCCGCAGGTGGCGGCGAAGAAGCCGCGCCAGTAATCCCGCACGGCAAAGTGGGGGGACATCACCTCGATGCTGAAAAGCACCCCTGGAAAAACGGGGGAAGGGATCAGGGCGAGGTTtgggggtgcccagggtgggattaGGGGGGTCCTCACCGCTGATGGGTGCCCCGAAGACTGTGGCCACCCCTACAGCTTGAGCTGCCACCAGCATCTCGTGCTGCTTGAACTTGTTCTGTAAGGTGGTGGGGGGGTTAGGCACGACCCCAACTTTTTGGGGGTAAAATCAAATCCCTCCATTCATTTCTTGAGCGGTGGCACCCCCACCTCATATTCCCTCGTGACCGTGGTCCTCATCTTCCCCAGATAGGCTGCGGCCATGGCAGAGAGGTGGACGTAGGGACCCTGGGGGGACACAGTGCTGAGCGGCCCCCCACCCCGGCACCAGCGGAAACCgccggggattttggggttcagaaGGGGATCCCTCACCACTTTCCCAAGGAAAACGGTGCTGCCGCACGACAGGGTGCAGGTCAGCCCCACCACCTTGGCTCCGAAGTTCTGGATGGCGAGGTAGTCCTCCAGCACCAC
Above is a genomic segment from Anomalospiza imberbis isolate Cuckoo-Finch-1a 21T00152 chromosome 23, ASM3175350v1, whole genome shotgun sequence containing:
- the CLCNKA gene encoding chloride channel protein ClC-Ka; amino-acid sequence: MERPVPGGLRGEKEEEEEEERVLVSEHSWRPCPTARRRVRGCLEWVRRQLFRVGEDWYFLFILGVLMATISFTMDIITTRLHAAHTWLYREIGDIGVLKYLSWTLFPTAMAAFSTGFSQSITPHSGGSGIPELKTILMGVVLEDYLAIQNFGAKVVGLTCTLSCGSTVFLGKVGPYVHLSAMAAAYLGKMRTTVTREYENKFKQHEMLVAAQAVGVATVFGAPISGVLFSIEVMSPHFAVRDYWRGFFAATCGAFMFRLLAVFNSEQETIAAVFKSDLKIDFPFDLLETFFFLILGTICGIVACAYLFCQRWMMVAVKRNWLTAKLLATDKPVYTVLAVLLLASITFPPGLGQFMASRLTMKEYLISLFDNRTWGLLAANASGVAKPGGLWQEWDHPSATIYGTLTFFLVMKFWMLILATTLPLPAGYFMPIFIYGAAIGRLIGEVVALLFPRGLHSEGPPRPILPAGYALAGAAAFAGSVTHAVSTALLVCEATGHLGHLLPTVLAVLVANAISQKNQPSFYDAGIIVKKLPYLPPIRSRHIASYRVVVEEFMERRVVSLAKRDGFQEVLVALDASADAEYPVVESTGSPTLVGTVSRSQLVTFLQSHEHPQAPQGEKLATVGTLGDDCTIEPIMLQFSPWTSLHQAYHLFQLLKLQRVFVTRSGELVGAVSRAELRRAIEDLANPK